The following are encoded together in the Drosophila takahashii strain IR98-3 E-12201 chromosome X, DtakHiC1v2, whole genome shotgun sequence genome:
- the LOC108069575 gene encoding uncharacterized protein codes for MNLFTSSRSLHLLMVLAVILVAPPAEAGLRLRHAPRSATPPASTTPTITSATSAEEAPPQETGEQESAPPLAASQATEPETEVEVTTGKHKRGILHGHAHLHQGQWPARTYAAHYGYSLQLPGGSAFLAAAPPHRHFVKYGHGHGVVKPLTLVSGSGLLPGLAPAPAPAALLPTGLPVGLPAGLPTGLPTGLPVGLPTGLPAGVATALAPPSYVLRPGNALVSSYSVNYPHQHLQKPVVLQSAAVKPLHFHAPPAHAHVHAVQPTYVQAFAPTAPAVPVQPVQPVQPVQPIQPIHPVQHLQPIQPIQPVTHQYQPIQPVQPLQPVTPIQPVQPLQPIQPIQPVQPSVAFGVPAPAAVDLPVIPQFPQQPQFPGVPTFSFQPAQPAVPAQPAVPAQPIPAIPAAPEAPEVPQIPAIPQIPQIPQIPQIPQFPGIPQFPQFPGFPQIPQFPQAPASPSVPSVPAVPTVPSFPSPPTSQFFPAAPQPPLPQQPPTFGQPEAQFPGGIVPLPGSTPVQPESGTGIASPQIPQSPEAENPAEVTPQRPPSQQPWKPVFYQPPTESAPASPTRPSITLLPPYGSSPAEGYLPPVGSQPSALSSSSAGIGSQGGIFDQLSDAELEHIFAQANLAQQQHHQGHKYHHY; via the exons atgaATCTCTTTACCAGTTCGCGGAGCCTCCATCTTCTGATGGTCTTGGCCGTCATCTTGGTCGCCCCTCCAGCGGAGGCGGGCCTGCGTCTGCGCCACGCCCCACGATCGGCCACGCCCCCGGCCAGCACTACGCCCACCATTACTTCCGCGACCTCGGCGGAGGAGGCGCCACCGCAGGAGACCGGAGAACAGGAGAGTGCTCCTCCGCTGGCCGCCTCTCAGGCGACCgaaccggaaacggaagtggaGGTCACCACGGGGAAGCACAAGCGGGGCATTCTgcacggccacgcccacctgcACCAGGGCCAGTGGCCCGCCCGCACCTATGCCGCCCACTACGGCTACAGCCTCCAGCTGCCCGGCGGCAGTGCCTTCCTGGCCGCCGCTCCTCCGCATCGCCACTTCGTGAAGTACGGACATGGTCACGGTGTGGTGAAGCCACTGACCCTCGTTTCCGGTTCCGGTCTGCTGCCTGGCCTTGCTCCGGCCCCCGCTCCCGCTGCTCTGCTGCCCACCGGTTTGCCCGTTGGATTGCCCGCCGGATTGCCCACTGGATTGCCCACTGGATTGCCCGTTGGTTTGCCCACTGGTCTGCCCGCCGGAGTGGCCACCGCCCTGGCCCCGCCCTCGTATGTCCTGCGACCCGGCAACGCCCTCGTCTCCTCGTACAGCGTCAACTATCCGCACCAGCACCTGCAGAAGCCCGTCGTCCTCCAGTCCGCCGCCGTGAAGCCGCTGCACTTCCATGCTCCTCCGGCCCACGCCCATGTGCACGCCGTGCAG CCAACGTATGTCCAGGCCTTTGCTCCCACTGCTCCCGCTGTTCCTGTCCAGCCAGTTCAGCCTGTTCAGCCTGTTCAGCCCATCCAGCCAATTCATCCTGTACAACATCTTCAGCCCATTCAGCCAATTCAGCCCGTGACCCATCAGTATCAGCCCATCCAACCAGTTCAGCCCCTGCAACCAGTCACCCCCATCCAACCAGTTCAGCCTCTGCAGCCCATCCAGCCCATCCAGCCCGTCCAGCCCTCAGTGGCCTTTGGGGTTCCGGCTCCCGCAGCTGTGGATCTGCCCGTGATCCCCCAGTTCCCGCAGCAGCCGCAGTTCCCTGGAGTGCCCACCTTTAGCTTCCAGCCTGCCCAGCCAGCGGTGCCCGCGCAACCCGCTGTGCCCGCCCAGCCGATTCCGGCGATTCCGGCTGCTCCCGAAGCCCCGGAAGTTCCCCAGATTCCTGCCATCCCGCAGATTCCACAAATTCCCCAAATACCCCAAATACCACAGTTCCCTGGAATTCCCCAGTTCCCTCAGTTCCCCGGCTTCCCGCAGATTCCCCAGTTCCCCCAGGCGCCGGCCAGTCCATCGGTGCCCTCAGTGCCTGCGGTGCCAACGGTTCCCTCCTTCCCCAGTCCGCCCACCAGTCAGTTCTTCCCGGCTGCCCCCCAGCCGCCGCTGCCCCAGCAGCCACCCACCTTTGGCCAGCCGGAGGCACAGTTCCCCGGCGGAATTGTACCCCTGCCGGGATCCACGCCCGTGCAGCCGGAGTCGGGAACGGGCATTGCCTCGCCGCAGATTCCCCAGTCGCCGGAGGCGGAGAATCCGGCGGAGGTGACACCGCAACGACCACCGAGCCAGCAGCCCTGGAAGCCGGTGTTCTATCAACCACCCACCGAATCCGCGCCAGCATCGCCCACTCGTCCTTCGATCACCCTGCTGCCGCCCTACGGATCTTCGCCAGCCGAAG GTTACCTGCCGCCCGTGGGATCGCAGCCATCGGCCCTGAGTTCCAGCAGTGCCGGAATCGGGAGCCAGGGCGGCATCTTCGACCAGCTGAGCGACGCGGAGCTGGAGCACATCTTCGCCCAGGCCAATttggcgcagcagcagcaccaccagggCCACAAATACCACCACTACTGA
- the Coq5 gene encoding 2-methoxy-6-polyprenyl-1,4-benzoquinol methylase, mitochondrial — protein sequence MQSTRSTRLLSLARRIVHSRTAAQSARESTGSGAERPRGAESTSGSEQTTHFGFQTVRESEKEQKVHEVFEQVANSYDMMNDAMSLGIHRVWKDVFVERLGPTHGMRLLDMAGGTGDISFRYLRYLANQPNPQQRGSHVTVSDINQHMLDVGEERARRLGLTTDRLANCTVAWQCADAEKLPFRDESFSAYTIAFGIRNCTHVDKVLAEAYRVLQPGGRFMCLEFSHLTNETMQWLYDQYSFQVIPPMGQLLAGQWQAYQYLVESIRRFPKQEQFKRMIEQAGFEQVSYENLTFGVVSIHSGFKL from the exons ATGCAGAGCACGAGGAGTACCCGCCTGCTGTCCCTGGCCAGGAGGATCGTCCACAGCCGGACGGCGGCGCAGTCGGCCCGGGAGTCCACAGGATCCGGAGCGGAGAGGCCGAGAGGTGCGGAATCCACTTCCGGATCGGAGCAAACCACGCATTTCGGCTTCCAGACGGTCAGGGAAAGCGAGAAGGAGCAAAAGG TTCACGAGGTCTTCGAGCAGGTGGCCAACTCCTACGACATGATGAACGACGCCATGTCCCTGGGCATCCATCGCGTGTGGAAGGACGTGTTCGTGGAGCGACTGGGCCCCACGCACGGCATGCGCCTCCTGGACATGGCCGGCGGCACGGGCGACATCAGCTTCCGTTACCTGCGCTACCTGGCCAACCAGCCGAATCCCCAGCAGCGCGGCAGCCATGTCACCGTGTCGGACATCAACCAGCACATGCTGGACGTGGGCGAGGAGCGGGCCAGGCGCCTGGGCCTGACCACCGACCGGCTGGCCAACTGCACCGTCGCCTGGCAGTGCGCCGATGCCGAGAAGCTGCCCTTCCGGGACGAGAGCTTCAGCGCCTACACGATTGCCTTTGGCATCCGGAACTGCACGCATGTGGACAAG GTCCTTGCCGAGGCGTATAGAGTGCTGCAGCCTGGCGGACGCTTCATGTGCCTGGAGTTCAGCCACCTGACCAACGAGACGATGCAGTGGCTCTACGATCAGTACTCCTTCCAGGTGATCCCGCCCATGGGCCAACTGCTGGCCGGCCAGTGGCAGGCGTACCAGTACCTGGTGGAGAGCATCCGGCGGTTCCCCAAGCAGGAGCAGTTCAAGCGGATGATCGAGCAGGCGGGATTCGAGCAGGTGTCCTACGAGAACCTCACCTTCGGCGTCGTCAGCATTCACTCCGGCTTCAAGCTGTGA